A section of the Neorhizobium galegae bv. orientalis str. HAMBI 540 genome encodes:
- a CDS encoding GumC family protein — protein sequence MRYEDIPFEKRIEAQLHSLTEIQFTDIIRWLRKGFLRIIAAAILGAVLALLYAAIASPRYTVGTEIIIDPSNLNVVSDDVFSANPQRDSQLLEVESKLRVLTSRNVLTKVINDLNLTEDPEFNRPGRLDGLRNLISSPSARENRQLSVLRQLEKQVTATRDDGSFVVVLSVWTGDVDKSIKLSNAIVSAFEGELFKSSSASAGQLAIGLNSRLDELRRSVTQAEEKVEQFKRQNDLQSTAGELTSTRISGALDTQVLDAQQRLIQADTRYKQLQAAYADRRVANSAVFDSATMITLRASYSALQQQISSMTLVYGTRHPRLVALQSELASVDRAISEEAARLLQSAKTDVDQANNALQELRRKSDASRSTVFTENDAQVRLRELERDARSKAAVYETYLSRTHQISERQQIDTSNVRVISPPVPPQSKSWPPSSLLLMIGGAFAGAIFGVLMALTFGLFGHMREAGREFA from the coding sequence ATGCGATACGAGGACATTCCGTTTGAAAAACGGATCGAGGCACAGCTTCACAGCCTGACGGAGATACAGTTCACCGATATCATCCGCTGGCTGCGCAAGGGCTTTCTGCGGATCATTGCCGCCGCAATTCTCGGCGCCGTCCTCGCGCTGCTTTATGCCGCCATTGCCTCGCCGCGCTATACGGTCGGCACCGAGATCATCATCGATCCTTCCAACCTCAACGTGGTTTCCGACGATGTCTTCTCCGCCAACCCGCAGCGGGATTCCCAGCTTCTGGAGGTCGAGAGCAAATTGCGGGTGCTGACGTCTCGCAACGTGCTGACCAAGGTCATCAACGATCTCAACCTCACCGAAGACCCGGAATTCAACCGTCCCGGACGGCTCGACGGCCTGCGCAACCTCATTTCATCGCCGTCCGCGCGCGAGAACCGGCAGTTGAGCGTCCTGCGGCAGCTCGAAAAGCAGGTTACCGCGACCCGCGACGACGGCTCGTTTGTCGTCGTGCTTTCGGTATGGACGGGAGACGTCGACAAGTCGATCAAGCTGTCGAACGCGATCGTCTCGGCCTTCGAAGGGGAACTGTTCAAATCCTCCTCGGCTAGCGCCGGCCAGCTTGCAATCGGCCTCAACAGCCGGCTCGACGAACTGCGCCGTTCCGTCACGCAAGCCGAGGAGAAGGTCGAGCAGTTCAAGCGCCAGAACGACCTGCAATCGACGGCCGGCGAACTCACCAGCACCCGTATTTCCGGTGCGCTCGACACCCAGGTTCTCGACGCCCAGCAACGGCTGATCCAGGCGGATACCCGCTACAAGCAGCTGCAGGCGGCCTATGCCGACAGGCGGGTTGCGAATTCGGCCGTCTTCGACTCTGCCACCATGATCACCCTGCGCGCCAGCTATAGCGCCCTGCAGCAGCAGATCAGCTCGATGACACTCGTCTATGGCACCCGCCATCCGCGTCTAGTCGCCCTGCAGTCGGAACTTGCCTCCGTCGATCGCGCGATCTCAGAGGAAGCCGCCCGTCTTCTTCAGTCCGCCAAGACCGATGTCGATCAGGCAAACAACGCTCTTCAGGAACTGCGCCGCAAATCCGACGCCTCGCGCTCGACCGTGTTTACCGAAAACGACGCCCAGGTGCGCTTGCGCGAGCTTGAGCGGGATGCACGCTCCAAGGCCGCCGTCTACGAAACCTATCTGTCGCGAACGCACCAGATCAGTGAACGTCAGCAGATCGATACCAGCAATGTCCGCGTGATTTCGCCGCCGGTGCCGCCGCAATCGAAGAGCTGGCCGCCAAGCTCGCTGCTGCTGATGATCGGCGGCGCCTTCGCTGGCGCCATTTTCGGCGTGCTGATGGCACTCACATTCGGCCTGTTCGGCCATATGCGCGAAGCCGGCCGCGAGTTCGCCTGA
- a CDS encoding DUF4126 family protein — translation MVYLLALLIGVVAGLRAMTAPAAIAWAAYLGWLNLSGSWLSFMGTIWAVGIFTILAVVELVTDQLPSTPSRKVPQQFGARLIMGALTGAAIGTPYSGWIVGLIAGIIGAAIGTYGGAAVRGKLAASFGKDPPAAFIEDAVAIIGAYLIIASLPVAAAV, via the coding sequence ATGGTCTATCTACTCGCACTTTTGATCGGTGTCGTCGCCGGCCTGCGCGCCATGACCGCACCTGCCGCAATCGCCTGGGCCGCCTATCTCGGCTGGCTCAATCTCTCCGGTTCCTGGCTCTCCTTCATGGGCACGATCTGGGCCGTCGGCATCTTCACCATCCTTGCCGTCGTCGAACTGGTTACCGACCAGCTTCCCTCCACCCCAAGCCGCAAGGTGCCGCAGCAGTTCGGCGCCCGCCTGATCATGGGGGCGCTCACGGGTGCTGCGATCGGCACGCCCTACAGCGGCTGGATCGTCGGCCTCATCGCGGGCATCATCGGCGCCGCAATCGGCACCTATGGTGGCGCAGCCGTCCGCGGCAAGCTGGCCGCCAGCTTCGGCAAGGATCCCCCGGCCGCCTTCATCGAGGATGCCGTCGCCATCATCGGCGCCTACCTCATCATCGCGTCCCTACCTGTCGCGGCCGCGGTATGA
- the asnB gene encoding asparagine synthase (glutamine-hydrolyzing), with the protein MCGFAGFVGEAYDSGNSEALLSSMAQAIAHRGPDGQGVFASPRIGLAHVRLSIVGLSDGQQPMTDADGRFTIVFNGEIFNYVELRDELKARGLAFRTGSDTEVLLQLYATYGEACLSRLNGDYAFAIWDHHERRLMLARDRMGVRPLFYTEHRGSLYFASEIKALLQVPGIEAELDPIALDQIFTLWTPIPPRTAFKGVFELEPGHLMTARNGRTETRPYWTLDFLDAGDQTEVDQSVREEELRALLADATRLRMRADVPVGAYLSGGLDSSLIAALAAPMAPNGLNTFSVTFDDAEHDESAFQRQVAEALGTRHHAVASGSADIAASFPDVIRFTERPVLRTAPAPLYRLSGLVRDAGMKVVLTGEGADEVFAGYDIFREARVRRFCARQPGSKMRPHLFRKLYPYLPGLKQQPAEYLAAFFGAGNDAADDPLFSHRPRFRSTAAAKIFYSDDLRATLGTYDAAEELASRLPENFGRWHPLHQAQYLESRFLLPGYILSSQGDRMAMAHGIEGRFPFLDHRLVEFASRLAPGMKLKGLDEKHILRRVTKGLLPDVISKRPKQPYRAPDSRSFIGNNAQAYVGEMLGEQAIAASGLFNPKAVAKLHQKCRLAPVSGFRDNAAFVGILSTQLWLKGFTRSAADEAHTIRKAAY; encoded by the coding sequence ATGTGCGGTTTTGCGGGCTTCGTCGGTGAGGCATACGACTCCGGAAATTCGGAGGCCCTGCTGTCTTCCATGGCACAGGCGATCGCCCATCGCGGGCCGGACGGACAAGGCGTGTTCGCCTCGCCCCGCATCGGCCTTGCGCATGTCCGGCTGTCGATCGTCGGGCTTTCCGACGGCCAGCAGCCGATGACCGATGCCGATGGCCGCTTCACCATCGTTTTCAACGGCGAGATCTTCAACTATGTCGAACTGCGCGACGAGCTGAAGGCGCGCGGCCTCGCCTTCCGCACCGGCAGCGACACGGAAGTCCTGCTGCAGCTTTACGCGACCTATGGCGAAGCCTGCCTCTCGCGTCTCAACGGCGATTATGCCTTCGCGATCTGGGATCACCACGAGCGCCGGCTGATGCTCGCCCGCGACCGGATGGGGGTCAGGCCACTCTTTTATACCGAGCATAGGGGTTCGCTCTATTTTGCCTCGGAGATCAAGGCATTGCTTCAGGTGCCGGGTATCGAGGCCGAACTCGATCCAATCGCCCTCGACCAGATTTTTACCCTTTGGACGCCGATCCCGCCGCGCACCGCCTTCAAGGGCGTTTTCGAACTCGAACCCGGCCACCTGATGACCGCCAGGAACGGTCGGACCGAGACCCGGCCTTATTGGACGCTCGATTTTCTGGATGCCGGCGATCAAACCGAAGTCGACCAGTCCGTCCGCGAGGAAGAACTGCGAGCGCTGTTGGCCGATGCGACGCGGCTGCGCATGCGCGCCGACGTACCGGTCGGCGCCTATCTCTCCGGCGGGCTCGACTCCTCGCTGATCGCGGCGCTCGCCGCACCGATGGCTCCGAATGGCCTCAACACGTTCTCGGTCACCTTCGACGATGCCGAACACGACGAAAGCGCCTTCCAGCGACAGGTCGCAGAAGCGCTCGGCACCCGTCATCACGCCGTCGCCAGCGGCTCGGCCGATATCGCCGCAAGTTTTCCGGATGTGATCCGTTTTACCGAACGGCCGGTCCTGCGCACCGCCCCTGCCCCGCTTTACCGACTCTCGGGTCTCGTCCGAGACGCCGGCATGAAAGTGGTGCTGACCGGCGAAGGCGCCGACGAGGTATTCGCCGGCTACGACATTTTTCGCGAGGCACGCGTGCGCCGCTTCTGCGCCCGCCAGCCCGGATCGAAGATGCGGCCGCATCTCTTCCGCAAGCTCTATCCCTATCTGCCGGGGCTGAAGCAGCAGCCGGCCGAATATCTCGCCGCCTTCTTCGGCGCCGGCAACGATGCGGCCGACGATCCATTGTTCTCGCATCGCCCGCGCTTCCGCTCGACGGCGGCGGCCAAGATCTTCTATTCCGACGACCTGCGCGCCACCTTGGGCACCTATGATGCCGCCGAAGAACTCGCCTCCCGCTTGCCGGAAAACTTCGGCCGCTGGCATCCGCTGCATCAGGCTCAATATCTCGAAAGCCGTTTTCTGCTGCCCGGCTATATCCTGTCGAGCCAGGGCGACCGCATGGCGATGGCGCATGGGATCGAAGGCCGCTTCCCCTTCCTCGACCACCGGCTCGTGGAGTTCGCCAGCCGCCTGGCGCCGGGCATGAAGCTCAAGGGCCTCGACGAGAAGCACATCCTGCGCCGTGTCACCAAGGGTCTGCTGCCGGATGTGATCAGCAAGCGTCCGAAACAGCCCTACCGCGCACCGGACAGCCGTTCCTTCATCGGTAATAACGCGCAGGCTTATGTCGGCGAGATGCTCGGCGAACAGGCAATCGCTGCCTCCGGTCTCTTCAATCCGAAGGCCGTCGCAAAACTCCATCAGAAATGCCGCCTGGCCCCGGTCTCCGGGTTTCGCGACAACGCCGCGTTTGTCGGCATATTGTCCACACAGCTCTGGCTGAAGGGTTTTACCCGATCCGCCGCGGACGAGGCGCATACCATCCGCAAGGCCGCCTATTAG
- a CDS encoding FAD-containing oxidoreductase: MKTFDAIIIGAGQAGPSLAGRFNDAGKTVAIIERKHVGGTCVNTGCKPTKTLVASAYAAHVARRGSHYGVVLDSPVKIDMPAVMRRSHKVTLDSRHGNESWLEGMPNCTLIRGHARFETTNTIRVGDELLTAPQIFLNVGGRAAIPDFPGVNDVPYMTNSDILMLDRVPKHLVIVGGSYIGLEFAQIYRRFGAEVTVVEKGPRLVGREDEDISQAIREILEAEGIHIRTGAECIRFRKHEDGVAVGVDCTDGAPEVIGSDVLLAVGRRPNTDDLGLDKAGVELDARGYIKVGDDLSTNVPGIWAMGDCNGRGAFTHTAYNDFEIIAANLFDGENRKVSDRLVGYALYIDPPLGRVGMSEAEARKSGRKVLVGRQSMARVGRAVEKGETQGLMKFVADADTHEILGAAILGTGGDESIHGVLDMMNARATYDTLRWAVPIHPTVSEFWPTVVLGMKPI, translated from the coding sequence ATGAAAACCTTCGACGCGATCATCATCGGGGCCGGCCAGGCCGGCCCCTCACTCGCAGGGCGCTTCAACGACGCCGGCAAGACCGTTGCGATCATCGAGCGCAAACATGTCGGCGGCACCTGCGTCAATACCGGCTGCAAGCCCACCAAGACGCTCGTCGCCAGCGCCTATGCCGCCCACGTCGCCCGCCGCGGCAGTCACTATGGCGTGGTTCTCGACAGCCCGGTGAAGATCGACATGCCGGCCGTCATGCGACGTTCGCACAAGGTGACGCTCGACTCGCGCCACGGTAACGAGAGCTGGCTCGAGGGCATGCCGAACTGCACTCTGATCCGCGGCCATGCCCGGTTCGAGACCACGAACACGATCCGCGTCGGCGACGAACTTCTGACCGCGCCGCAGATCTTCCTGAATGTCGGCGGCCGTGCCGCGATCCCGGATTTCCCGGGCGTCAACGACGTGCCCTACATGACCAACAGCGATATCCTCATGCTCGATCGGGTGCCAAAACATCTGGTCATCGTCGGCGGCAGCTATATCGGGTTGGAATTCGCCCAGATCTACCGCCGCTTCGGCGCCGAAGTCACCGTCGTCGAAAAAGGCCCGCGCCTTGTCGGCCGCGAGGACGAAGATATTTCACAGGCAATCCGCGAGATCCTCGAAGCCGAAGGCATCCATATCCGCACCGGCGCCGAGTGTATCCGGTTCCGCAAGCATGAGGACGGCGTCGCCGTCGGCGTCGACTGCACCGACGGCGCACCGGAAGTGATCGGCTCCGACGTGCTGCTCGCGGTCGGACGACGCCCGAACACCGATGATCTCGGCCTCGACAAGGCCGGCGTCGAGCTGGACGCCCGTGGCTATATCAAGGTCGGCGACGACCTCTCGACCAATGTTCCGGGCATCTGGGCGATGGGCGACTGCAACGGCCGCGGCGCCTTCACCCACACCGCCTATAACGACTTCGAGATCATCGCCGCCAACCTCTTCGACGGCGAGAACCGCAAGGTCTCCGACCGGCTGGTCGGTTACGCGCTTTATATCGACCCGCCGCTCGGCCGTGTCGGCATGAGCGAGGCGGAAGCCCGGAAATCCGGCCGGAAGGTGCTGGTCGGCCGTCAGTCCATGGCAAGGGTCGGCCGCGCGGTCGAGAAGGGCGAGACACAGGGCCTGATGAAATTCGTGGCCGATGCGGACACGCACGAAATCCTCGGCGCCGCCATTCTCGGCACCGGCGGCGACGAATCCATCCACGGCGTTCTCGACATGATGAACGCCCGCGCCACCTACGACACGCTACGCTGGGCGGTGCCGATCCATCCGACGGTCTCGGAATTCTGGCCGACCGTGGTGCTCGGCATGAAGCCAATCTGA